One region of Anthonomus grandis grandis chromosome 22, icAntGran1.3, whole genome shotgun sequence genomic DNA includes:
- the LOC126748739 gene encoding uncharacterized protein LOC126748739 isoform X2, giving the protein MHRPQDSSKLQTSKEPVLAVTPVLQLKGTDGNSLKKSIIKKTDCFKVKEENSSKRRVTFSETPSDKTFSKDRSKEQLSQRKEGKECSFQKFTDSPFTPVTGTTTEQFYSAKSEIDQFHSAKTNQENLPDNLKSDKAQLEGYTPVHPSNNIKINPKIYIYNNLETMTSLENKTNEGLKKETQPQDTDSYNEISMELTPAKPSRMENVSDIIPSKKSEWDDSPDLLSNNHICTPEEEAIKKSYPKTPFKTPLGKCDYSHVNLYKKFKFKDGIPTQNDIANDTNCLTPTSHDEKANEDPKTVNKTDDSKLNALISIANPSCCNEECVSQNTSHSTEKLVIDESPPVLNNNHIVTPAIPGKLNRKGDLYKTTEETSESNNDSSSVPIGPQEVKPPQVETNKPELTPTDTTNPGCNTLWLSAHNLDSFEEEHDENKDPNKSEASVKEMNSPEPAPKVGSSESPEPTGRRVSIVMPTPILKRTNVQMKFQIPGHFSSTPIMSNGVLKMKQTKIVEEISTRVFNAKTPYKTPEGKCSYSHTNTCRRFDLEAGSSNTYSDEEASKIIGESSEPYQEIVPLEQPSSVSVSSMTESTLWSSMTRIMKSVLGGFSSISNDSNISTTSSTSFKRQLSDSEDVVEYSDAPRLKRFKFTDIKCRRPIRDLQSIGAPPMGQMERYNRHERNGVATLEIVKSVSTLYGGPRLRVQCDKATQTDDYLMIGWVPRS; this is encoded by the exons ATGCATAGGCCTCAAGATTCTAGTAAATTACAAACAAGTAAAGAGCCTGTTTTGGCTGTAACACCAGTACTACAGTTAAAAGGTACTGATGGTAATTCTTTGAAGAAGAGCATTATCAAAAAAACTGATTGCTTTAAAGTGAAAGAGGAGAATTCTTCAAAGAGGAGGGTAACTTTCAGTGAAACTCCTTCGGATAAAACTTTCAGTAAAGATA gaagtAAGGAACAGCTTAGCCAAAGGAAGGAGGGAAAGGAGTGTTCATTCCAAAAATTTACTGACAGTCCTTTTACACCTG tcACAGGAACAACCACAGAACAATTTTACAGTGCCAAATCAGAAATTGACCAGTTTCATAGTGCCAAAACTAACCAAGAAAATTTACCAGACAATTTAAAAAGCGATAAAGCACAACTTGAAGGATATACCCCTG TGCATCCttccaataatataaaaatcaatcccaaaatatacatatataataatttggaaaCCATGACCTCACTGGAGAATAAAACCAATGAGGGATTAAAAAAGGAAACTCAACCTCAGGATACTGATAGTTATAATGAAATATCTATGGAACTTACTCCGG CTAAACCCTCCAGAATGGAAAATGTATCTGATATCATCCCTTCTAAAAAATCAGAATGGGATGACTCACCTGATTTGTTAAGTAATAATCATATATGTACACCTG aagaGGAAGCTATTAAAAAGTCCTATCCGAAGACTCCTTTTAAGACTCCTCTAGGAAAATGTGATTATTCCCATGTGAATCTATATAAGAAATTCAAGTTTAAAG ATGGTATACCAACTCAAAATGACATAGCCAATGATACAAATTGTCTAACACCAACATCACATGATGAAAAAGCCAATGAAGAtccaaaaacagtaaataaaactgatgatagcaaattaaatgcattaataTCTATAG CTAATCCGTCCTGTTGCAATGAAGAGTGTGTATCACAGAATACATCACATAGCACTGAAAAATTGGTAATAGACGAATCACCTCCAGTATTAAACAACAATCATATAGTTACACCTG CAATACCGGGTAAACTTAATAGAAAAGGAGACCTATACAAGACGACTGAAGAAACGAGTGAATCAAACAATGATTCCTCTTCAGTACCAATAGGTCCACAAGAAGTAAAACCCCCACAAGTGGAAACTAATAAACCAGAACTAACTCCAACTGACACAACCAACCCTGGATGCAATACTTTATGGCTAAGTGCACATAATTTGGATTCATTTGAGGAGGAGCATGATGAGAATAAAGATCCCAACAAATCAGAAGCTTCTGTCAAGGAAATGAACAGTCCAGAACCAGCTCCCAAAGTAGGGAGTTCAGAATCCCCTGAGCCTACAGGTCGTAGAGTGAGCATAGTAATGCCTACCCCtatattaaaaagaacaaacGTTCAAATGAAATTCCAAATCCCTGGTCACTTCTCTTCTACCCCTATAATGTCCAATGGAGTACTAAAAATGAAACAAACAAAGATTGTGGAAGAGATATCAACGAGGGTGTTTAATGCGAAGACTCCTTATAAAACCCCGGAAGGAAAATGTAGTTATTCCCACACAAACACTTGTAGAAGATTCGACTTAGAAGCTGGATCTTCCAACACTTACAGTGATGAAGAGGCAAGTAAAATTATTGGAGAGTCTTCAGAACCTTACCAAGAAATAGTGCCTCTAGAACAACCAAGTAGTGTTTCTGTAAGCTCAATGACAGAATCAACTCTTTGGTCTTCAATGACACGAATAATGAAAAGTGTTCTTGGAGGATTCTCTAGCATCAGTAACGACAGCAACATTTCAACCACAAGCTCTACTTCCTTCAAGAGGCAGCTCTCTGATAGCGAAGACGTCGTGGAATATTCTGACGCTCCTAGGctaaaacgttttaaatttaCTGATATTAAATGTCGTAGGCCAATAAGAGACCTTCAGTCAATTGGTGCACCTCCTATGGGTCAAATGGAGAGATACAATAGGCATGAAAGGAACGGGGTTGCTACGTTAGAAATAGTCAAATCTGTTAGTACCCTATATGGAGGTCCGAGATTAAGGGTGCAGTGTGATAAAGCAACACAAACCGATGATTATTTAATGATTGGATGGGTCCCAAGGAGTTGA
- the LOC126748739 gene encoding uncharacterized protein LOC126748739 isoform X1, with the protein MRGFQENNCRLCEKTFCCKKCRIKHERNVHQIHPDCDICIYGQFIFENQDQEFLKHLQKAHLPVVCLYCKTIFGSLDDILKHQKCMQTHTAFKSPAPIKFNSTTDDQDSPILSELENKESLKYIFSLATSTPMHRPQDSSKLQTSKEPVLAVTPVLQLKGTDGNSLKKSIIKKTDCFKVKEENSSKRRVTFSETPSDKTFSKDRSKEQLSQRKEGKECSFQKFTDSPFTPVTGTTTEQFYSAKSEIDQFHSAKTNQENLPDNLKSDKAQLEGYTPVHPSNNIKINPKIYIYNNLETMTSLENKTNEGLKKETQPQDTDSYNEISMELTPAKPSRMENVSDIIPSKKSEWDDSPDLLSNNHICTPEEEAIKKSYPKTPFKTPLGKCDYSHVNLYKKFKFKDGIPTQNDIANDTNCLTPTSHDEKANEDPKTVNKTDDSKLNALISIANPSCCNEECVSQNTSHSTEKLVIDESPPVLNNNHIVTPAIPGKLNRKGDLYKTTEETSESNNDSSSVPIGPQEVKPPQVETNKPELTPTDTTNPGCNTLWLSAHNLDSFEEEHDENKDPNKSEASVKEMNSPEPAPKVGSSESPEPTGRRVSIVMPTPILKRTNVQMKFQIPGHFSSTPIMSNGVLKMKQTKIVEEISTRVFNAKTPYKTPEGKCSYSHTNTCRRFDLEAGSSNTYSDEEASKIIGESSEPYQEIVPLEQPSSVSVSSMTESTLWSSMTRIMKSVLGGFSSISNDSNISTTSSTSFKRQLSDSEDVVEYSDAPRLKRFKFTDIKCRRPIRDLQSIGAPPMGQMERYNRHERNGVATLEIVKSVSTLYGGPRLRVQCDKATQTDDYLMIGWVPRS; encoded by the exons AATAATTGTCGATTATGTGAAAAGACCTTCTGTTGCAAGAAGTGCCGCATAAAACACGAAAGAAACGTTCACCAAATTCACCCAGACTGTGACATATGTATTTACGGACAATTCATATTTGAAAATCAGGATCAAGAATTCCTAAAACACTTACAAAAAGCGCATCTCCCAGTAGTTTGCCTTTATTGCAAAACAATATTTGGTTCTTTGGATGATATTCTTAAGCACCAGAAATGCATGCAAACACATACAGCCTTTAAGTCTCCGGCCCCTATAAAATTCAATAGTACCACTGATGACCAAGACAGTCCCATTTTGTCTGAATTAGAAAATAAAGAGTCATTGAAGTATATTTTCAGTTTGGCCACCAGCACCCCTATGCATAGGCCTCAAGATTCTAGTAAATTACAAACAAGTAAAGAGCCTGTTTTGGCTGTAACACCAGTACTACAGTTAAAAGGTACTGATGGTAATTCTTTGAAGAAGAGCATTATCAAAAAAACTGATTGCTTTAAAGTGAAAGAGGAGAATTCTTCAAAGAGGAGGGTAACTTTCAGTGAAACTCCTTCGGATAAAACTTTCAGTAAAGATA gaagtAAGGAACAGCTTAGCCAAAGGAAGGAGGGAAAGGAGTGTTCATTCCAAAAATTTACTGACAGTCCTTTTACACCTG tcACAGGAACAACCACAGAACAATTTTACAGTGCCAAATCAGAAATTGACCAGTTTCATAGTGCCAAAACTAACCAAGAAAATTTACCAGACAATTTAAAAAGCGATAAAGCACAACTTGAAGGATATACCCCTG TGCATCCttccaataatataaaaatcaatcccaaaatatacatatataataatttggaaaCCATGACCTCACTGGAGAATAAAACCAATGAGGGATTAAAAAAGGAAACTCAACCTCAGGATACTGATAGTTATAATGAAATATCTATGGAACTTACTCCGG CTAAACCCTCCAGAATGGAAAATGTATCTGATATCATCCCTTCTAAAAAATCAGAATGGGATGACTCACCTGATTTGTTAAGTAATAATCATATATGTACACCTG aagaGGAAGCTATTAAAAAGTCCTATCCGAAGACTCCTTTTAAGACTCCTCTAGGAAAATGTGATTATTCCCATGTGAATCTATATAAGAAATTCAAGTTTAAAG ATGGTATACCAACTCAAAATGACATAGCCAATGATACAAATTGTCTAACACCAACATCACATGATGAAAAAGCCAATGAAGAtccaaaaacagtaaataaaactgatgatagcaaattaaatgcattaataTCTATAG CTAATCCGTCCTGTTGCAATGAAGAGTGTGTATCACAGAATACATCACATAGCACTGAAAAATTGGTAATAGACGAATCACCTCCAGTATTAAACAACAATCATATAGTTACACCTG CAATACCGGGTAAACTTAATAGAAAAGGAGACCTATACAAGACGACTGAAGAAACGAGTGAATCAAACAATGATTCCTCTTCAGTACCAATAGGTCCACAAGAAGTAAAACCCCCACAAGTGGAAACTAATAAACCAGAACTAACTCCAACTGACACAACCAACCCTGGATGCAATACTTTATGGCTAAGTGCACATAATTTGGATTCATTTGAGGAGGAGCATGATGAGAATAAAGATCCCAACAAATCAGAAGCTTCTGTCAAGGAAATGAACAGTCCAGAACCAGCTCCCAAAGTAGGGAGTTCAGAATCCCCTGAGCCTACAGGTCGTAGAGTGAGCATAGTAATGCCTACCCCtatattaaaaagaacaaacGTTCAAATGAAATTCCAAATCCCTGGTCACTTCTCTTCTACCCCTATAATGTCCAATGGAGTACTAAAAATGAAACAAACAAAGATTGTGGAAGAGATATCAACGAGGGTGTTTAATGCGAAGACTCCTTATAAAACCCCGGAAGGAAAATGTAGTTATTCCCACACAAACACTTGTAGAAGATTCGACTTAGAAGCTGGATCTTCCAACACTTACAGTGATGAAGAGGCAAGTAAAATTATTGGAGAGTCTTCAGAACCTTACCAAGAAATAGTGCCTCTAGAACAACCAAGTAGTGTTTCTGTAAGCTCAATGACAGAATCAACTCTTTGGTCTTCAATGACACGAATAATGAAAAGTGTTCTTGGAGGATTCTCTAGCATCAGTAACGACAGCAACATTTCAACCACAAGCTCTACTTCCTTCAAGAGGCAGCTCTCTGATAGCGAAGACGTCGTGGAATATTCTGACGCTCCTAGGctaaaacgttttaaatttaCTGATATTAAATGTCGTAGGCCAATAAGAGACCTTCAGTCAATTGGTGCACCTCCTATGGGTCAAATGGAGAGATACAATAGGCATGAAAGGAACGGGGTTGCTACGTTAGAAATAGTCAAATCTGTTAGTACCCTATATGGAGGTCCGAGATTAAGGGTGCAGTGTGATAAAGCAACACAAACCGATGATTATTTAATGATTGGATGGGTCCCAAGGAGTTGA
- the LOC126748569 gene encoding protein SHQ1 homolog, with protein MIIPRFKLTQDDEFVTINIRAPYCSLGELDVDIDGNTFLFVCKPYYLRLTLPGEILDDDRLHSTFDTDSGEFSYRCPKKNKGEYFKDLDLITKLLTPTVEASYNDGSMPIEILSEGQDSMEVASEQPANVDLLEYGFGFGLRVHKDFVHISSEFDEVFAIDPCKVGLSERRKLRLQYEQGKFNVEHYLADFIENEEICELIAQKCPFVANEPFCYTDKELDFLKDLPNIQYNLSLDQINYCFNGLVDILFAYCYDQRITNYEGNVESGWTITKLAATFNWLDAYQTPKEAFTTAFRRSVIYPLHRNFDLSQTVFEDVKQLIKMNEKYIIKVLIHMYHILCDDCGRYILNNLFVKDYIIYMMKWDPNLWQSFVSQVLEVKITKDDLGLNLKEIETGYVKDNQLARMIIRENESDSDDDTDYSSTEDSSDYSSSSEYTNDSHSDTEDSLVIQLQQTVL; from the coding sequence ATGATAATCCCAAGATTTAAGCTGACCCAGGACGACGAGTTCGTTACCATCAATATAAGAGCACCCTACTGCAGTTTAGGGGAATTGGACGTTGATATTGACGGCAACACATTTCTCTTTGTCTGCAAGCCTTATTATTTAAGATTAACTTTACCTGGCGAAATTTTGGATGATGACAGACTGCACAGCACCTTTGACACAGATTCCGGTGAGTTTTCTTATAGATGTCCTAAGAAGAACAAGGGTGAATATTTCAAGGACCTTGATCTGATTACAAAACTTCTTACACCAACGGTTGAAGCTTCTTACAATGATGGATCTATGCCGATAGAAATTCTCTCAGAAGGTCAAGACTCTATGGAGGTCGCTTCAGAGCAACCTGCTAATGTAGACTTGTTAGAATATGGTTTTGGGTTTGGCTTGAGAGTTCATAAAGATTTTGTCCATATAAGTTCGGAATTTGATGAAGTATTTGCCATTGATCCTTGCAAAGTCGGGTTATCAGAGAGGAGGAAGCTTAGGCTGCAGTATGAGCAAGGGAAGTTTAATGTTGAACATTATCTTGCTGATTTCATAGAAAATGAAGAGATTTGTGAGCTTATTGCACAAAAGTGTCCATTTGTAGCCAATGAGCCTTTTTGCTACACTGATAAGGAATTAGACTTTCTGAAAGATCTTCctaatatacaatataatttatcCTTGGACCAAATTAACTATTGCTTTAATGGCCTTGTGGATATTTTGTTTGCTTATTGCTATGATCAGCGTATCACAAATTATGAAGGTAATGTGGAGTCAGGATGGACTATTACCAAACTAGCAGCAACCTTTAATTGGCTTGATGCTTATCAAACACCTAAAGAAGCTTTTACCACAGCATTCAGAAGAAGTGTCATTTATCCTCTGCACAGGAATTTCGATTTGTCCCAGACAGTGTTTGAGGATGTTAAACAGcttataaaaatgaatgaaaaatatattatcaaagtaCTGATTCACATGTATCATATTCTTTGTGATGACTGTGGAAGGTATATTCTGAACAACCTCTTTGTGAAGGATTACATCATTTACATGATGAAATGGGATCCAAATTTATGGCAATCATTTGTTTCCCAAGTCCTTGAAGTGAAGATAACTAAGGACGACTTAGGAttaaatttgaaagagattGAAACTGGATATGTTAAAGACAATCAGTTAGCAAGAATGATTATAAGGGAGAATGAATCGGATAGTGACGATGACACAGATTACTCGTCAACAGAAGACAGCTCAGATTATTCATCCAGTTCAGAGTACACCAATGATTCTCACTCAGACACTGAAGATTCGTTAGTGATTCAGCTACAGCAAACAGTGTTGTAA